A genomic region of Cannabis sativa cultivar Pink pepper isolate KNU-18-1 chromosome 1, ASM2916894v1, whole genome shotgun sequence contains the following coding sequences:
- the LOC115706054 gene encoding threonine synthase 1, chloroplastic, whose amino-acid sequence MAASSSLFNTSLSSFDPKPKPFYPNSLSKHRPSSLITCTTSSSSNNASPSKVRRSDENIRDEARRHRAISNDFSAKYVPFNAGFDSSESYSLDEIVYRSRSGGLLDVQHDMDALKKFDGAYWRRLFDSRVGKTTWPYGSGVWSKKEWVLPEIDNDDIISAFEGNSNLFWSERFGKQFLGMNDLWVKHCGISHTGSFKDLGMTVLVSQVNRLRKLKRPVVGVGCASTGDTSAALSAYCASAGIPSIVFLPANKISMAQLVQPIANGAFVLSIDTDFDGCMKLIREITAELPIYLANSLNSLRLEGQKTAAIEILQQFDWQVPDWVIVPGGNLGNIYAFYKGFKMCQELGLVDKIPRLVCAQAANANPLYLHYKSNWKDFKAVKAESTFASAIQIGDPVSIDRAVYALQNCDGIVEEATEEELMDAMAQADSTGMFICPHTGVALTALFKLRKSGVIGPSDRTVVVSTAHGLKFTQSKIDYHSKDIPEMACRFANPPVEVKANFGSVMDVLKDFLNKTPKL is encoded by the coding sequence ATGGCTGCCTCTTCTTCCTTGTTCAACACCTCCCTCTCTTCATTCGACCCAAAACCTAAACCCTTTTACCCAAACTCTCTTTCCAAACACCGCCCTTCCTCTCTCATCACCTGCACCACCTCTTCTTCCTCCAACAATGCCTCTCCTTCTAAGGTCCGCCGCTCCGATGAGAACATCAGGGACGAGGCTCGCCGCCACCGCGCCATTTCCAACGACTTCTCCGCCAAGTACGTGCCCTTCAACGCTGGGTTCGATTCCTCCGAGTCGTACTCGCTCGATGAAATCGTTTACAGGAGCCGCTCCGGAGGCCTACTCGATGTCCAGCACGACATGGATGCGCTCAAGAAGTTCGACGGCGCGTACTGGCGACGCTTATTTGACTCGCGCGTGGGGAAGACGACGTGGCCGTATGGCTCTGGGGTTTGGAGCAAGAAGGAGTGGGTGTTGCCGGAGATCGATAACGATGACATCATTAGCGCGTTCGAAGGGAACTCTAATCTCTTCTGGTCTGAGCGTTTTGGCAAACAGTTTCTGGGCATGAACGATCTATGGGTTAAGCACTGTGGTATTAGCCACACTGGGAGCTTTAAGGACTTGGGGATGACGGTTTTGGTCAGCCAAGTGAACCGTCTCCGGAAATTGAAAAGACCTGTGGTTGGGGTTGGCTGTGCCTCGACGGGAGATACCTCGGCGGCCCTCTCCGCCTATTGCGCATCCGCAGGGATCCCATCGATCGTTTTCCTCCCTGCGAACAAGATCTCAATGGCTCAGTTGGTCCAACCCATTGCCAATGGCGCATTTGTACTTAGCATTGACACAGATTTCGACGGTTGTATGAAGCTAATTAGGGAAATCACCGCCGAGTTGCCCATTTACTTGGCCAATTCTTTGAACAGTTTAAGGCTCGAGGGTCAGAAAACAGCAGCTATTGAGATTTTGCAGCAGTTCGATTGGCAAGTTCCCGATTGGGTTATCGTTCCGGGTGGTAATCTTGGTAATATTTATGCCTTCTACAAAGGATTCAAAATGTGCCAAGAGTTGGGTCTCGTTGATAAGATTCCAAGGCTTGTTTGTGCTCAGGCTGCCAACGCCAACCCTCTTTATCTTCACTACAAGTCAAATTGGAAGGACTTTAAAGCCGTTAAGGCTGAGTCGACCTTTGCTTCAGCTATACAGATTGGTGACCCTGTTTCCATTGATAGAGCTGTGTATGCTCTTCAGAATTGTGATGGGATTGTTGAGGAAGCTACTGAGGAGGAGCTCATGGATGCCATGGCGCAAGCTGACTCAACTGGCATGTTCATATGCCCACATACCGGAGTTGCACTAACGGCTCTGTTCAAGCTCAGGAAGAGTGGGGTTATTGGACCCAGTGATCGGACGGTGGTTGTTAGCACTGCTCATGGTCTCAAGTTTACGCAATCGAAGATCGATTATCACTCTAAAGACATCCCGGAAATGGCATGCCGGTTCGCTAATCCACCAGTGGAAGTGAAGGCAAATTTTGGCTCAGTTATGGATGTTCTCAAGGACTTTTTGAATAAGACTCCAAAGTTATGA